In one window of Eleutherodactylus coqui strain aEleCoq1 chromosome 10, aEleCoq1.hap1, whole genome shotgun sequence DNA:
- the LOC136580645 gene encoding uncharacterized protein, producing MPGDLRPSRGEPASSRSHRFCYVNPKYVFTAADPSGYSSHSPASHTSDRRQGQNARRRQKERSGREGFARDSDSELGRVGPERGREAFREREARRGDRRRARQAFYQQESQRQPVAASSTIPSGDYIRRRRHENEQERPYGGYPGATQAGAAQRATRSRDRQPSNRQDSRTGSRLAGTTPLAMPEVGRADGVVQGTAPAGGDRGVTLPAFLMEPSREELLKLVEASVSKGTWRSYNTVWSAWLAFTGGRVAGGSAARGAIMDMLSTLRSRRASFDVAKKHLAGVAFLLKLHGIEDVTKDFAIRQILRGWKKDKRRVDARRPITYNLLCKLLDVLEATCVNAEEALLFRAAFMLAFFAALRISELVPASKKKVGGLLFNDVLLLNDTLRVRVSRSKTDIYGRGEWLSIGSLGARWCPVDTVRRYLASRVTSGQFLVHASGLPLTRFQFSSVLRASLREVGLEASEFGTHSFRIGAATTAELGGMNEVEVKRLGRWRSQAYKSYVRPDLMVI from the exons ATGCCAGGTGACCTCCGGCCATCGAGAGGTGAGCCCGCCTCCAGTAGGTCCCATAGATTTTGTTATGTGAACCCCAAGTATGTGTTCACGGCCGCTGACCCTTCTGGTTACTCTTCCCATAGCCCCGCAAGCCACACCAGTGACAGACGCCAGGGGCAAAATGCTAGGCGCAGGCAGAAGGAAAGGAGTGGTAGAGAGGGCTTCGCGCGCGACAGTGACAGCGAGCTAGGTAGGGTAGGCCCAGAGCGCGGTAGGGAAGCTTTTAGAGAGCGTGAGGCGCGCAGAGGCGATAGGCGTAGGGCGCGTCAGGCGTTTTACCAGCAAGAGAGCCAACGTCAGCCGGTGGCGGCGTCATCAACCATCCCGAGCGGGGATTACATACGCCGCAGGAGGCACGAGAACGAGCAGGAGCGGCCATATGGGGGCTATCCCGGAGCTACAcaagcaggagcggcgcagagggCTACACGTTCGAGGGATCGGCAGCCATcaaacagacaggacagcaggacCGGGAGTCGACTGGCGGGGACCAcgcccttggcgatgccggaggtcggtcgagccg ATGGAGTTGTTCAGGGAACGGCACCCGCGGGCGGAGACCGTGGGGTTACGTTGCCCGCTTTTCTTATGGAGCCTAGTCGAGAGGAGTTGTTGAAGCTTGTGGAAGCGTCGGTTTCAAAGGGAACATGGAGAAGTTACAATACGGTCTGGTCTGCATGGTTGGCATTCACAGGTGGCCGCGTTGCGGGGGGCTCCGCTGCGCGCGGGGCAATAATGGATATGTTATCCACGCTACGATCTCGTCGAGCGTCATTTGATGTCGCCAAAAAACATTTGGCAGGTGTCGCCTTTTTGTTGAAGTTGCACGGGATAGAGGACGTGACAAAGGACTTTGCCATACGGCAAATATTGCGCGGGTGGAAGAAGGACAAGCGGCGGGTGGATGCCCGCCGGCCCATTACGTACAATTTATTATGCAAGCTGCTGGACGTTTTGGAAGCCACGTGCGTCAATGCAGAGGAGGCGTTGTTATTTAGAGCGGCATTTATGTTAGCCTTTTTCGCAGCATTAAGGATCAGCGAGTTAGTTCCCGCAAGTAAGAAAAAAGTGGGAGGCCTCCTTTTTAACGACGTGCTACTTTTAAATGATACGTTACGCGTGCGCGTCAGTCGGTCAAAAACGGACATCTATGGCAGAGGCgaatggctgtcaattggcagccTGGGTGCGCGTTGGTGTCCGGTGGACACGGTTAGGCGTTATTTGGCTTCAAGAGTCACAAGCgggcaatttttggttcatgcgtCAGGTCTTCCGCTTACTCGCTTCCAATTTTCGTCGGTGTTACGCGCGTCTTTGCGCGAGGTAGGCCTAGAGGCTTCGGAGTTTGGCACTCATTCTTTCAGAATAGGTGCGGCAACGACGGCCGAGTTAGGCGGGATGAACGAAGTAGAAGTAAAAAGGTTGGGAAGATGGAGGTCTCAGGCATATAAATCATATGTGAGGCCAGATCTGATGGTTATATGA